A window of the Chanodichthys erythropterus isolate Z2021 chromosome 21, ASM2448905v1, whole genome shotgun sequence genome harbors these coding sequences:
- the apof gene encoding uncharacterized protein apof isoform X1: MRASSCSLRFLKRKNPRFACCCMTPQFNMASSKFKLLLLIHLLLSEVVFGRAPLPQNNLRPSVTSKKSQTEQVESQVVEDGLPAAHQLVLNLSASLQGQLDLQSNASCVELANGGWRGNDFSQELLGLAMVPVLVSAGCLSEAQALVMQLYAVLGQNDTCEFLQDILVLIKRGKERESAHFNHHTFTGGFQSPSSPLLLNSESQRHLQALIFNIHQLAEVGESADGYKGKVGPKGQCKGWVRVKGTRLLGQAKEQSRPLRIGEAQQACQSLGIQCAGVTQDGDSGYYCVILRRGSRVVPSSKSESWIQNCKVGSVRWRRNGDPQLHCVNEKEEQVYTVVEWIPAVSTLYNLGTAVYYASLNCYDTAKERAIFSTVDLGTDALMAVTGGTAGVAGYALGAGLKTGVKAGIKYLLNNMKEDSDLLMNQNSLEDGIITFQ, encoded by the exons ATGAGGGCAAGCAGTTGCTCACTCAGgtttttgaaaagaaag AACCCGCGATTTGCTTGCTGTTGCATGACTCCACAGTTCAACATGGCTAGTTCAAAATTCAAACTGTTACTTCTCATTCACCTCTTACTGTCTGAAGTAGTATTTGGCAGAGCTCCACTCCCTCAAAACAACCTGAGGCCCTCAGTCACTTCAAAAAAGTCTCAAACAGAGCAAGTAGAATCACAAGTGGTTGAAGATGGTCTTCCTGCCGCCCATCAGTTGGTCTTAAACCTCTCAGCCTCATTACAAGGTCAGCTGGATCTCCAAAGCAATGCAAGCTGTGTAGAGCTCGCTAATGGAGGCTGGAGAGGAAATGATTTCTCTCAGGAGCTATTGGGGTTGGCAATGGTGCCTGTGTTGGTGTCAGCAGGATGTTTGTCTGAAGCCCAGGCTTTGGTAATGCAACTCTACGCAGTGTTGGGCCAAAATGATACATGTGAATTTTTGCAGGACATACTAGTGCTGATAAAAAGAGGCAAAGAGAGGGAATCAGCACACTTTAATCATCACACCTTTACCGGTGGTTTCCAATCCCCTTCATCTCCTCTTTTGCTCAACTCTGAGTCacagcgccacctgcaggctcTTATATTTAACATTCATCAGCTAGCTGAGGTGGGTGAGAGTGCTGATGGTTATAAGGGTAAAGTTGGACCTAAGGGGCAATGCAAAGGATGGGTGAGGGTGAAAGGCACTCGGTTACTGGGACAGGCCAAAGAACAGAGCAGGCCATTGCGTATTGGGGAAGCACAGCAGGCTTGTCAAAGCTTGGGAATCCAATGTGCAGGTGTGACCCAAGATGGCGATTCTGGATATTATTGTGTTATCTTGAGGCGTGGAAGCAGAGTAGTGCCTTCATCTAAATCTGAGAGCTGGATTCAGAATTGCAAGGTGGGGTCTGTACGTTGGCGCAGAAATGGGGACCCTCAGCTTCACTGTGTCAATGAAAAAGAGGAGCAAGTGTATACGGTTGTGGAGTGGATTCCTGCAGTTTCCACACTGTATAATCTGGGAACAGCCGTTTACTATGCTTCGCTTAACTGCTATGATACTGCAAAAGAGAGAGCCATCTTCAGCACTGTGGATCTGGGCACAGATGCCCTCATGGCTGTAACGGGTGGAACCGCAGGGGTAGCTGGTTATGCATTGGGGGCTGGTTTAAAAACGGGCGTAAAGGCAGGGATCAAATATCTGCTGAACAACATGAAAGAGGATTCCGACCTGCTAATGAACCAGAACAGCTTGGAGGATGGAATTATCACTTTCCAATAA
- the apof gene encoding uncharacterized protein apof isoform X2: MTPQFNMASSKFKLLLLIHLLLSEVVFGRAPLPQNNLRPSVTSKKSQTEQVESQVVEDGLPAAHQLVLNLSASLQGQLDLQSNASCVELANGGWRGNDFSQELLGLAMVPVLVSAGCLSEAQALVMQLYAVLGQNDTCEFLQDILVLIKRGKERESAHFNHHTFTGGFQSPSSPLLLNSESQRHLQALIFNIHQLAEVGESADGYKGKVGPKGQCKGWVRVKGTRLLGQAKEQSRPLRIGEAQQACQSLGIQCAGVTQDGDSGYYCVILRRGSRVVPSSKSESWIQNCKVGSVRWRRNGDPQLHCVNEKEEQVYTVVEWIPAVSTLYNLGTAVYYASLNCYDTAKERAIFSTVDLGTDALMAVTGGTAGVAGYALGAGLKTGVKAGIKYLLNNMKEDSDLLMNQNSLEDGIITFQ; this comes from the coding sequence ATGACTCCACAGTTCAACATGGCTAGTTCAAAATTCAAACTGTTACTTCTCATTCACCTCTTACTGTCTGAAGTAGTATTTGGCAGAGCTCCACTCCCTCAAAACAACCTGAGGCCCTCAGTCACTTCAAAAAAGTCTCAAACAGAGCAAGTAGAATCACAAGTGGTTGAAGATGGTCTTCCTGCCGCCCATCAGTTGGTCTTAAACCTCTCAGCCTCATTACAAGGTCAGCTGGATCTCCAAAGCAATGCAAGCTGTGTAGAGCTCGCTAATGGAGGCTGGAGAGGAAATGATTTCTCTCAGGAGCTATTGGGGTTGGCAATGGTGCCTGTGTTGGTGTCAGCAGGATGTTTGTCTGAAGCCCAGGCTTTGGTAATGCAACTCTACGCAGTGTTGGGCCAAAATGATACATGTGAATTTTTGCAGGACATACTAGTGCTGATAAAAAGAGGCAAAGAGAGGGAATCAGCACACTTTAATCATCACACCTTTACCGGTGGTTTCCAATCCCCTTCATCTCCTCTTTTGCTCAACTCTGAGTCacagcgccacctgcaggctcTTATATTTAACATTCATCAGCTAGCTGAGGTGGGTGAGAGTGCTGATGGTTATAAGGGTAAAGTTGGACCTAAGGGGCAATGCAAAGGATGGGTGAGGGTGAAAGGCACTCGGTTACTGGGACAGGCCAAAGAACAGAGCAGGCCATTGCGTATTGGGGAAGCACAGCAGGCTTGTCAAAGCTTGGGAATCCAATGTGCAGGTGTGACCCAAGATGGCGATTCTGGATATTATTGTGTTATCTTGAGGCGTGGAAGCAGAGTAGTGCCTTCATCTAAATCTGAGAGCTGGATTCAGAATTGCAAGGTGGGGTCTGTACGTTGGCGCAGAAATGGGGACCCTCAGCTTCACTGTGTCAATGAAAAAGAGGAGCAAGTGTATACGGTTGTGGAGTGGATTCCTGCAGTTTCCACACTGTATAATCTGGGAACAGCCGTTTACTATGCTTCGCTTAACTGCTATGATACTGCAAAAGAGAGAGCCATCTTCAGCACTGTGGATCTGGGCACAGATGCCCTCATGGCTGTAACGGGTGGAACCGCAGGGGTAGCTGGTTATGCATTGGGGGCTGGTTTAAAAACGGGCGTAAAGGCAGGGATCAAATATCTGCTGAACAACATGAAAGAGGATTCCGACCTGCTAATGAACCAGAACAGCTTGGAGGATGGAATTATCACTTTCCAATAA